In one Nicotiana tomentosiformis chromosome 6, ASM39032v3, whole genome shotgun sequence genomic region, the following are encoded:
- the LOC104103293 gene encoding protein MODIFIED TRANSPORT TO THE VACUOLE 1 isoform X1: MDSSRRAVESYWRSRMIDGATSDEDKVTPVYKLEEISELLGSSHSSIVKEVSDFILKRLQHKSPIVKQKALRVIKYAVGKSGAEFRREMQRNSVAVRQLIHYKGQPDPLKGDSRNKAVRETAQEALSALFSSEESKPAPTETLGGRIQGFGNTNYEMPSDDKKSFLSEVVGIGSATIKQGLNTLSQSPSLTKNDTGNYRSPNLQRSLTTETDYTERYEGISSHSDVSRFSRNAASGSWSQDLQASQTETTNADSGLSSGEKTREEKLLEAIATSGGVRLQPTRDALQVFLLEASKLDALALTQALESKLQSPLWQVRVKAICVLEAILRKKDDEHFGIMASYFNENKDVVVKCFESPQASLREKANKVLSLLNDGQTADSVPHVDRSAMAGAPVVQMPDLIDTGNSDDLFGADDLANMQSGEGIKIASTSGAPLVDDLFGDNLGGGVASGQQKNGDDPFADVSFHTSNEKALEADHFSGMTFDKTDATEVHLAVDRTGPELFDMFGPSVEVPQDPNNPRKEIHDLMNSLSLNGNDSSKKQNDSSRGTYPDMFQESTIDPHQASNDALNSIFSSQAGGANSNPMFPLGAMQYNLPPGFVLNPSFAPQALNYNAMGNMFAQQQFFATLSSYQQLATMHPSTSASHAADSAGGYGSALPDIFNPSISNHSPTSLMNTSKKEDTKAFDFISDHLAAARDPKRVI; encoded by the exons ATGGATTCGAGCAGGAGGGCGGTAGAGTCATATTGGAGATCGCGGATGATCGACGGAGCGACCTCGGATGAGGATAAAGTGACTCCTGTTTACAAATTGGAGGAGATCTCTGAGTTGCTCGGATCCTCTCATTCCAGTATTGTTAAAGAAGTCTCTGACTTCATCCTCAAACGTCTCCAACACAAATCCCCTATTGTCAAGCAAAAG GCTCTGAGAGTGATCAAGTATGCTGTGGGAAAATCTGGTGCTGAGTTCAGAAGGGAGATGCAAAGGAATTCAGTGGCTGTACGTCAGTTAATTCACTACAAAGGCCAACCGGATCCGTTGAAGGGTGATTCACGCAACAAAGCAGTCCGTGAAACAGCACAGGAAGCATTATCTGCTCTATTTTCTTCAGAAGAGAGTAAACCTGCTCCCACAGAAACTCTTGGTGGTCGAATACAAGGCTTTGGTAATACCAACTATGAAATGCCATCAGATGATAAGAAGTCTTTCCTCAGTGAGGTTGTTGGTATTGGAAGTGCGACAATAAAACAAGGACTTAATACTCTTTCACAATCTCCATCCCTGACAAAGAATGATACTGGAAATTACAGGAGTCCAAATCTTCAGAGATCATTGACAACAGAAACTGACTACACAGAGAGATATGAAGGGATTTCTTCTCACAGTGACGTTTCTCGGTTTTCAAGAAATGCTGCTTCTGGAAGTTGGAGTCAAGATCTTCAAGCATCTCAGACTGAAACAACCAATGCAGATTCAGGTTTGAGTTCTGGTGAAAAGACCCGAGAAGAGAAGTTGTTAGAAGCTATTGCAACATCTGGTGGAGTTCGTCTGCAGCCAACTCGGGATGCACTTCAGGTTTTCCTTCTGGAGGCATCAAAATTAGATGCTTTGGCTTTGACTCAAGCCCTTGAATCAAAACTGCAATCACCGTTGTGGCAG GTTCGTGTGAAAGCAATCTGTGTCCTCGAGGCTATCTTGAGGAAAAAAGATGACGAGCACTTTGGTATTATGGCATCTTATTTCAATGAAAATAAAGATGTTGTGGTGAAATGCTTTGAATCTCCCCAAGCGTCATTAAGAGAAAAGGCAAACAAA GTCTTAAGTCTTCTGAATGATGGACAAACAGCTGATTCTGTGCCTCATGTAGATAGGTCAGCAATGGCTGGTGCCCCTGTTGTTCAGATGCCCGACTTGATAGACACAGGTAATTCCGATGATCTGTTTGGAGCAGATGATTTAGCAAATATGCAGAGTGGTGAAGGGATAAAAATTGCATCCACCTCTGGCGCCCCTCTGGTTGATGATCTATTTGGAGACAATTTGGGTGGCGGCGTGGCTTCCGGCCAGCAGAAAAATGGTGATGACCCCTTTGCTGATGTCTCATTTCACACCAGTAATGAGAAGGCGCTTGAAGCTGATCACTTTTCTGGAATGACATTTGATAAAACAGATGCTACTGAAGTCCATTTGGCTGTCGATAGAACTGGACCTGAACTGTTTGACATGTTTGGTCCCAGTGTTGAAGTTCCCCAGGATCCCAATAATCCTAGAAAGGAGATTCACGATTTAATGAATAGTCTCTCTTTGAATGGGAATGACTCATCTAAGAAGCAGAATGACAGCTCAAGGGGAACCTATCCGGATATGTTTCAAGAGTCCACTATTGATCCTCATCAGGCTTCGAATGATGCCTTGAACAGCATATTTTCCTCCCAGGCTGGTGGAGCAAATTCAAATCCCATGTTTCCTTTGGGTGCTATGCAGTATAACTTGCCTCCTGGCTTCGTATTGAATCCATCATTTGCTCCTCAGGCTCTAAACTATAATGCCATGGGTAACATGTTTGCTCAACAGCAGTTCTTTGCAACACTTTCCAGTTACCAGCAATTAGCTACCATGCACCCATCCACTAGTGCTAGTCATGCCGCTGATTCTGCTGGAGGTTATGGTTCAGCTCTTCCCGATATCTTCAATCCTAGCATTTCTAATCATAGTCCTACTTCCTTGATGAATACTTCAAAGAAAGAAGATACAAAAGCATTTGATTTTATCTCG GATCATTTGGCTGCAGCTCGTGATCCAAAGAGGGTGATTTGA
- the LOC104103293 gene encoding protein MODIFIED TRANSPORT TO THE VACUOLE 1 isoform X2, producing MDSSRRAVESYWRSRMIDGATSDEDKVTPVYKLEEISELLGSSHSSIVKEVSDFILKRLQHKSPIVKQKALRVIKYAVGKSGAEFRREMQRNSVAVRQLIHYKGQPDPLKGDSRNKAVRETAQEALSALFSSEESKPAPTETLGGRIQGFGNTNYEMPSDDKKSFLSEVVGIGSATIKQGLNTLSQSPSLTKNDTGNYRSPNLQRSLTTETDYTERYEGISSHSDVSRFSRNAASGSWSQDLQASQTETTNADSGLSSGEKTREEKLLEAIATSGGVRLQPTRDALQVFLLEASKLDALALTQALESKLQSPLWQVRVKAICVLEAILRKKDDEHFGIMASYFNENKDVVVKCFESPQASLREKANKVLSLLNDGQTADSVPHVDRSAMAGAPVVQMPDLIDTGNSDDLFGADDLANMQSGEGIKIASTSGAPLVDDLFGDNLGGGVASGQQKNDATEVHLAVDRTGPELFDMFGPSVEVPQDPNNPRKEIHDLMNSLSLNGNDSSKKQNDSSRGTYPDMFQESTIDPHQASNDALNSIFSSQAGGANSNPMFPLGAMQYNLPPGFVLNPSFAPQALNYNAMGNMFAQQQFFATLSSYQQLATMHPSTSASHAADSAGGYGSALPDIFNPSISNHSPTSLMNTSKKEDTKAFDFISDHLAAARDPKRVI from the exons ATGGATTCGAGCAGGAGGGCGGTAGAGTCATATTGGAGATCGCGGATGATCGACGGAGCGACCTCGGATGAGGATAAAGTGACTCCTGTTTACAAATTGGAGGAGATCTCTGAGTTGCTCGGATCCTCTCATTCCAGTATTGTTAAAGAAGTCTCTGACTTCATCCTCAAACGTCTCCAACACAAATCCCCTATTGTCAAGCAAAAG GCTCTGAGAGTGATCAAGTATGCTGTGGGAAAATCTGGTGCTGAGTTCAGAAGGGAGATGCAAAGGAATTCAGTGGCTGTACGTCAGTTAATTCACTACAAAGGCCAACCGGATCCGTTGAAGGGTGATTCACGCAACAAAGCAGTCCGTGAAACAGCACAGGAAGCATTATCTGCTCTATTTTCTTCAGAAGAGAGTAAACCTGCTCCCACAGAAACTCTTGGTGGTCGAATACAAGGCTTTGGTAATACCAACTATGAAATGCCATCAGATGATAAGAAGTCTTTCCTCAGTGAGGTTGTTGGTATTGGAAGTGCGACAATAAAACAAGGACTTAATACTCTTTCACAATCTCCATCCCTGACAAAGAATGATACTGGAAATTACAGGAGTCCAAATCTTCAGAGATCATTGACAACAGAAACTGACTACACAGAGAGATATGAAGGGATTTCTTCTCACAGTGACGTTTCTCGGTTTTCAAGAAATGCTGCTTCTGGAAGTTGGAGTCAAGATCTTCAAGCATCTCAGACTGAAACAACCAATGCAGATTCAGGTTTGAGTTCTGGTGAAAAGACCCGAGAAGAGAAGTTGTTAGAAGCTATTGCAACATCTGGTGGAGTTCGTCTGCAGCCAACTCGGGATGCACTTCAGGTTTTCCTTCTGGAGGCATCAAAATTAGATGCTTTGGCTTTGACTCAAGCCCTTGAATCAAAACTGCAATCACCGTTGTGGCAG GTTCGTGTGAAAGCAATCTGTGTCCTCGAGGCTATCTTGAGGAAAAAAGATGACGAGCACTTTGGTATTATGGCATCTTATTTCAATGAAAATAAAGATGTTGTGGTGAAATGCTTTGAATCTCCCCAAGCGTCATTAAGAGAAAAGGCAAACAAA GTCTTAAGTCTTCTGAATGATGGACAAACAGCTGATTCTGTGCCTCATGTAGATAGGTCAGCAATGGCTGGTGCCCCTGTTGTTCAGATGCCCGACTTGATAGACACAGGTAATTCCGATGATCTGTTTGGAGCAGATGATTTAGCAAATATGCAGAGTGGTGAAGGGATAAAAATTGCATCCACCTCTGGCGCCCCTCTGGTTGATGATCTATTTGGAGACAATTTGGGTGGCGGCGTGGCTTCCGGCCAGCAGAAAAATG ATGCTACTGAAGTCCATTTGGCTGTCGATAGAACTGGACCTGAACTGTTTGACATGTTTGGTCCCAGTGTTGAAGTTCCCCAGGATCCCAATAATCCTAGAAAGGAGATTCACGATTTAATGAATAGTCTCTCTTTGAATGGGAATGACTCATCTAAGAAGCAGAATGACAGCTCAAGGGGAACCTATCCGGATATGTTTCAAGAGTCCACTATTGATCCTCATCAGGCTTCGAATGATGCCTTGAACAGCATATTTTCCTCCCAGGCTGGTGGAGCAAATTCAAATCCCATGTTTCCTTTGGGTGCTATGCAGTATAACTTGCCTCCTGGCTTCGTATTGAATCCATCATTTGCTCCTCAGGCTCTAAACTATAATGCCATGGGTAACATGTTTGCTCAACAGCAGTTCTTTGCAACACTTTCCAGTTACCAGCAATTAGCTACCATGCACCCATCCACTAGTGCTAGTCATGCCGCTGATTCTGCTGGAGGTTATGGTTCAGCTCTTCCCGATATCTTCAATCCTAGCATTTCTAATCATAGTCCTACTTCCTTGATGAATACTTCAAAGAAAGAAGATACAAAAGCATTTGATTTTATCTCG GATCATTTGGCTGCAGCTCGTGATCCAAAGAGGGTGATTTGA